One Bremerella sp. JC817 genomic window carries:
- a CDS encoding cbb3-type cytochrome c oxidase N-terminal domain-containing protein has protein sequence MNSTEKPNSTADGHIPDDPLTGHSYDGIQEFDNPMPGWWKAIFVGTIIYAVFYWVYYENGLTPGRSVIAAYDRALAANLKERFSTLGEIKPDRETILRFSTDPEWLPVGKNVFQANCTSCHGNDAEGRVGPNLTDEHWKNIKKVEDLYRVIENGANGNAMPAWRGKLEPQEIILVSSYLLSLKGSNPAGKGLRPIAGETHVISDLDAPSEAAPSE, from the coding sequence ATGAACTCGACTGAAAAACCAAACTCGACCGCTGACGGCCACATTCCAGACGATCCGTTGACCGGCCACAGTTACGACGGCATTCAGGAATTCGACAATCCGATGCCGGGTTGGTGGAAGGCGATTTTTGTCGGCACGATCATCTACGCCGTGTTTTACTGGGTCTATTACGAAAACGGTCTGACCCCGGGACGTTCGGTCATCGCGGCTTACGACCGGGCCCTGGCCGCCAACTTGAAAGAGCGTTTCTCGACCTTGGGCGAGATCAAGCCTGATCGCGAGACGATCCTGCGGTTTTCGACCGACCCTGAATGGCTGCCGGTCGGCAAGAACGTCTTTCAAGCAAACTGCACGTCATGCCATGGTAACGATGCCGAGGGACGCGTCGGACCGAACCTGACCGACGAACATTGGAAGAACATCAAGAAGGTGGAAGACCTCTATCGAGTGATTGAAAACGGTGCCAATGGTAACGCCATGCCTGCGTGGCGCGGCAAGCTGGAGCCGCAAGAGATCATTCTGGTCTCGTCCTATTTGCTTTCGCTGAAGGGGAGCAATCCTGCAGGAAAGGGCCTTCGTCCGATCGCAGGCGAAACCCACGTGATTTCAGACCTCGATGCGCCAAGCGAAGCAGCCCCGTCTGAATAG